In one window of Nocardia brasiliensis DNA:
- a CDS encoding YaeQ family protein, which produces MALSATLHNFTVQLADVDRGVYQELDLRVARHPSETAEFMLTRLLAYCLEYEEGIAFSDGGVSATDEPAVLVRDLTGRLVAWIEVGAPDAERLHRGSKAAERAAVYTHRDPAKVLAQLAGKRIHRAADIPIYSFDRAFIDAAVAAVERRNTATLSITERLLYLDLNGTGHSTSVAEHRIG; this is translated from the coding sequence ATGGCCCTCAGCGCAACACTGCACAACTTCACCGTCCAGCTGGCCGACGTCGATCGCGGCGTCTACCAGGAGCTGGACCTGCGGGTGGCGCGCCATCCGTCCGAAACCGCGGAGTTCATGCTGACCCGGCTGCTGGCCTACTGCCTGGAGTACGAGGAGGGCATCGCGTTCAGCGACGGCGGCGTGTCCGCCACCGACGAGCCCGCGGTGCTGGTGCGCGACCTCACCGGGCGCCTCGTCGCCTGGATCGAGGTCGGCGCCCCCGACGCCGAACGGCTGCACCGCGGCAGCAAGGCCGCCGAACGCGCCGCCGTCTACACCCACCGCGATCCGGCGAAGGTGCTCGCCCAGCTCGCCGGAAAGCGTATCCACCGCGCCGCCGACATCCCGATCTACAGCTTCGACCGCGCGTTCATCGACGCGGCCGTCGCCGCCGTCGAGCGGCGCAACACGGCCACCCTGTCCATCACCGAGCGCCTGCTCTATCTGGATCTCAACGGCACCGGCCACAGCACCTCGGTCGCCGAGCACCGCATCGGGTAG